In Micropterus dolomieu isolate WLL.071019.BEF.003 ecotype Adirondacks linkage group LG17, ASM2129224v1, whole genome shotgun sequence, one genomic interval encodes:
- the si:dkey-103g5.4 gene encoding uncharacterized protein si:dkey-103g5.4 isoform X2, with translation MDLLQQKALPLLERLNQLLDKLPTSFSPNTCNQHISGLSTKQAYGMEIASRVWTASVPVVKGISTQSLREPVNLAQSQDTGLQASSAPTHNSQRHTASSAIHSQENQPMKEFAQLTHISVPTVPEEEWNNLLELSPLFQLLKGVERQLKGWACGAGILRGEFADRGKGFVDVLDAQWECEGELIPLDLSVLNPREFLVYQHGLFLMHTLHNLKLTPDISLQIAASLPNNNYSNNAFRNSFFYQDFIFSAETGLCTGWYAGGRGDALCPSPEAPVSWRILSAAAPLSVPYHSQRHNL, from the exons ATGGATTTGCTACAACAGAAGGCTTTGCCTCTGCTGGAGAGACTGAACCAGCTCCTGGACAAACTGCCTACCAGCTTCTCTCCCAACACCTGCAATCAGCACATATCTG GTTTGTCAACAAAGCAGGCATATGGGATGGAAATAGCCTCCAGAGTCTGGACAGCATCTGTGCCTGTGGTGAAAG GAATCTCCACCCAGTCTTTGAGGGAGCCTGTCAATTTAGCTCAATCCCAGGACACGGGTCTGCAGGCCAGCTCAGCACCGACACACAACTCACAAAGACACACCGCATCCTCCGCCATTCACTCCCAGG AGAACCAGCCGATGAAAGAGTTTGCTCAGCTGACGCATATCTCTGTCCCAACGGTTCCAG AAGAGGAGTGGAACAACCTACTGGAGCTCTCTCCTCTGTTCCAGCTGTTGAAGGGGGTGGAGCGGCAACTGAAGGGCTGGGCCTGTGGGGCAGGGATTCTTAGAGGAGAGTTTGCTG ACAGAGGCAAAGGTTTCGTAGATGTCCTTGATGCTCAGTGGGAATGTGAAGGAGAGCTGATCCCTCTGGATCTGTCAGTTCTTAACCCCAGAGAGTTCCTGGTCTACCAGCATGGACTATTCCTAATGCATACATTACATAATCTAAAACTG ACTCCAGACATTTCACTTCAGATAGCAGCTAGTCTCCCAAACAACAACTACTCCAACAATGCCTTCAGAAATTCCTTCTTTTATCAG gaTTTCATTTTCTCTGCTGAAACAGGATTGTGTACAGGATGGTATGCAG GAGGCAGAGGAGACGCTCTTTGTCCGTCGCCAGAGGCTCCAGTCAGTTGGAGgattctctctgctgctgctccattGTCTGTCCCATATCACAGTCAAAGACATAATCTCTGA
- the si:dkey-103g5.4 gene encoding uncharacterized protein si:dkey-103g5.4 isoform X1, translating into MDLLQQKALPLLERLNQLLDKLPTSFSPNTCNQHISGLSTKQAYGMEIASRVWTASVPVVKGISTQSLREPVNLAQSQDTGLQASSAPTHNSQRHTASSAIHSQENQPMKEFAQLTHISVPTVPEEEWNNLLELSPLFQLLKGVERQLKGWACGAGILRGEFADRGKGFVDVLDAQWECEGELIPLDLSVLNPREFLVYQHGLFLMHTLHNLKLTPDISLQIAASLPNNNYSNNAFRNSFFYQEAEETLFVRRQRLQSVGGFSLLLLHCLSHITVKDIISDSSPAFQRLFFKILQACLGELFQARLDVPPSAQEANLCVWFQDSEAPSGDLRGTLSDSYAASLLHRLHKPSRALLSENEVDELQRKHRETSLFSHLEGILRKESSEATEKGKDQIG; encoded by the exons ATGGATTTGCTACAACAGAAGGCTTTGCCTCTGCTGGAGAGACTGAACCAGCTCCTGGACAAACTGCCTACCAGCTTCTCTCCCAACACCTGCAATCAGCACATATCTG GTTTGTCAACAAAGCAGGCATATGGGATGGAAATAGCCTCCAGAGTCTGGACAGCATCTGTGCCTGTGGTGAAAG GAATCTCCACCCAGTCTTTGAGGGAGCCTGTCAATTTAGCTCAATCCCAGGACACGGGTCTGCAGGCCAGCTCAGCACCGACACACAACTCACAAAGACACACCGCATCCTCCGCCATTCACTCCCAGG AGAACCAGCCGATGAAAGAGTTTGCTCAGCTGACGCATATCTCTGTCCCAACGGTTCCAG AAGAGGAGTGGAACAACCTACTGGAGCTCTCTCCTCTGTTCCAGCTGTTGAAGGGGGTGGAGCGGCAACTGAAGGGCTGGGCCTGTGGGGCAGGGATTCTTAGAGGAGAGTTTGCTG ACAGAGGCAAAGGTTTCGTAGATGTCCTTGATGCTCAGTGGGAATGTGAAGGAGAGCTGATCCCTCTGGATCTGTCAGTTCTTAACCCCAGAGAGTTCCTGGTCTACCAGCATGGACTATTCCTAATGCATACATTACATAATCTAAAACTG ACTCCAGACATTTCACTTCAGATAGCAGCTAGTCTCCCAAACAACAACTACTCCAACAATGCCTTCAGAAATTCCTTCTTTTATCAG GAGGCAGAGGAGACGCTCTTTGTCCGTCGCCAGAGGCTCCAGTCAGTTGGAGgattctctctgctgctgctccattGTCTGTCCCATATCACAGTCAAAGACATAATCTCTGATTCCAGTCCTGCCTTCCAGAGGCTTTTCTTCAAG ATACTGCAGGCATGTCTAGGGGAGCTGTTTCAGGCCAGACTGGACGTGCCCCCCTCTGCACAGGAAGCCAATTTGTGTGTATGGTTTCAAGACAGTGAGGCCCCTTCAGGGGACTTGAGGGGGACATTGTCAGACTCTTATGCTGCCTCTCTGCTTCACAGGCTTCACAAACCAAGCAGAGCATTGCTGTCTGAAAAT GAAGTTGACGAACTTCAgaggaaacacagagaaacCTCTCTGTTCTCACATCTTGAAGGAATTTTGAGAAAGGAGAGCTCTGAAGCCACAGAGAAAGGCAAAGACCAGATTGGGTAA